One segment of Leguminivora glycinivorella isolate SPB_JAAS2020 chromosome 12, LegGlyc_1.1, whole genome shotgun sequence DNA contains the following:
- the LOC125232239 gene encoding serine palmitoyltransferase 1: protein MILNDISNMAGWWTVLIALKILLASTYFFFAKKPKKYSPHTDALATGNYTPWKTVPLVEHDVTVEESPIMGKIDDNCLNVGATSFLCFDKEESIMESAIKCLHKYGVGSCGPRGFYGTIDVHLELEERLAKFLEVEETCVYSYGFSTIASAIPAYAKKQDIIFADEKVWFAIQKGFDAARSTIRYYKHNDMQDLKALLTDAKEKKQLSARRRAFLVTEAVFFNTGEMCPLREVVALARKFKLRIILDESLSIGVLGKNGRGLTEHLNVPRDEVDLIVGSLEHSFASVGGFCAGSHFIVEHQRLSGLGYCFSASLPPMLTQAAISGLDILEARPEILAELEESSKKVDKALSNLKHYTFRGHVLSPIKHIYLKKDLTDRLKHSYLKNIANYCLGKGVALSVAAYLRDVEHSCPEPSIRLATSRKLNDENISMVCELLDEAYEKVGPQPELLAL, encoded by the exons GCCGGCTGGTGGACGGTCCTGATCGCGCTCAAAATACTCCTAGCATCCACATACTTCTTCTTTGCTAAAAAACCAAAAAAGTACTCTCCACACACTGATGCTCTAGCAACCGGCAACTACACACCATGGAAGACTGTACCATTGGTGGAACATGACGTGACAGTCGAAGAGTCCCCAATCATGGGCAAAATCGATGATAACTGTTTAAACGTTGGTGCTACAAGCTTCCTATGCTTTGATAAGGAGGAATCAATAATGGAAAGCGCAATAAAATGTTTGCACAAGTATGGAGTGGGATCTTGTGGTCCGAGAGGCTTCTACGGTACAATTGACGTGCATTTAGAGCTGGAAGAGAGACTAGCCAAGTTCCTGGAAGTGGAAGAGACATGTGTGTATTCATATGGATTCTCTACAATAGCTAGTGCTATACCTGCTTATGCTAAAAAACAGGATATTATTTTTGC TGATGAAAAAGTCTGGTTTGCAATACAGAAAGGTTTTGATGCAGCCCGTAGCACCATTCGCTACTACAAACACAACGACATGCAAGATTTAAAAGCGCTGCTAACGGATGCTAAAGAGAAGAAGCAGCTGAGTGCTCGGAGACGAGCGTTCCTAGTGACGGAGGCTGTGTTCTTTAATACCGGAGAAATGTGCCCTCTTCGGGAAGTTGTTGCTCTCGCCCGGAAGTTCAAATTGAGGATTATTTTGGATGAGAGTTTGAGTATTGGG GTACTAGGCAAAAACGGCCGCGGTCTGACCGAGCACCTCAACGTGCCTCGTGATGAGGTGGACCTCATTGTCGGGTCTCTAGAGCACTCGTTCGCCAGCGTTGGAGGCTTTTGTGCCGGCTCTCATTTTATTGTGGAGCATCAGCGACTCTCCGGGCTTG GTTACTGCTTTAGTGCCTCCCTGCCGCCGATGTTGACGCAGGCCGCCATCTCCGGACTCGACATTTTGGAAGCCAGGCCCGAGATCCTCGCGGAACTTGAGGAGAGCTCCAAGAAAGTTGACAA GGCGCTCTCAAACCTCAAACACTATACATTCCGCGGCCACGTCCTCTCTCCCATCAAGCACATCTACCTCAAAAAGGACCTCACGGACCGCCTCAAACACAGCTACCTCAAAAACATCGCTAACTACTGCCTCGGAAAAGGCGTGGCGCTGTCAGTAGCGGCGTACCTCAGGGATGTTGAGCACAGTTGTCCGGAGCCCTCAATAAGATTGGCGACGAGTAGAAAGCTGAACGATGAGAATATAAGTATGGTCTGCGAGTTGTTGGATGAAGCGTATGAGAAGGTTGGGCCACAGCCGGAGTTGTTGGCGTTGTAG
- the LOC125231552 gene encoding tektin-B1-like, with product MGWEKLNELNNVLCRLEREIKNKEETLDLENHVKHLDRNSSDISFKLEPTRIPAESMTEESYVNCIENTIQIAEQLMAESKALRATMFKSREQAHNQMYAQSQEVEMIMRRRVYDQQRARNEMEWQKYKLESNLAKLDREIESLRAAVADKINPTKLVETRLEMRLKRPVLERVQDIPMRGLTEEYERVHMSYNMLEKKLEDALTTYHGMYNHHQRVTKDLQYKNQALETDRRLIEIRKPIHGPDETEFKRNVGYCRMSDELVPE from the exons ATGGGGTGGGAAAAGCTAAATGAACTAAACAACGTCCTGTGCCGTTTAGAACGAGAAATCAAGAATAAAGAGGAAACACTAGATTTGGAGAACCATGTCAAACATTTAGATAGAAACAGTTCTGATATATCATTTAAGTTGGAGCCCACTAGAATACCGGCTGA GTCAATGACAGAAGAGAGTTACGTGAATTGCATAGAGAACACAATTCAAATAGCCGAGCAGTTGATGGCAGAGTCAAAAGCTCTACGAGCAACCATGTTTAAAAGCAGAGAACAGGCGCACAATCAGATGTACGCTCAG TCCCAAGAAGTGGAGATGATAATGCGTAGACGCGTTTACGACCAGCAGAGAGCAAGAAATGAAATGGAATGGCAGAAATACAAG CTGGAAAGCAACTTAGCAAAATTGGACCGTGAGATTGAGTCCCTCCGCGCTGCCGTGGCAGATAAAATCAATCCTACCAAGCTGGTAGAGACGAGACTGGAGATGAGATTAAAGAGACCCGTGTTAGAGAGAGTTCAG GATATCCCCATGCGTGGGCTGACGGAGGAGTATGAACGAGTCCACATGAGTTACAATATGTTGGAGAAAAAATTGGAAGATGCTCT AACAACATACCACGGTATGTACAATCACCACCAACGCGTAACCAAGGATTTGCAGTACAAGAACCAAGCTTTAGAGACGGATCGGCGTCTCATCGAGATACGGAAACCGATCCATGGCCCTGATGAAACGGAATTCAAGAGGAATGTTGGCTATTGTCGTATGAGCGATGAGTTAGTACCGGAATAA
- the LOC125231943 gene encoding tektin-2-like, which produces MDASIPVFEKPHPRLSVLDWTRNIQRLQNEARVRRFESYELRNRANQLRNETSVTTRWDNYVNNELLRDRIFLVDSFREKQRFTSEMVRDEIRALREEKNATELHLESLQVPLMVSSQCLSNRDQRVPPELTRDQLGEELNKKIIKNVDTNW; this is translated from the exons ATGGATGCATCTATCCCAGTTTTCGAAAAGCCCCACCCTCGTCTAAGTGTCCTAGACTGGACGAGGAACATCCAAAGACTGCAGAACGAGGCTAGAGTGCGACGTTTCGAGTCCTACGAGTTGCGGAACCGGGCCAACCAGTTGAGGAATGAAACCTCGGTCACTACGCGATGGGATAACTACGTCAATAATGAACTGTTGAGGGATAG AATATTCCTCGTAGACTCGTTCCGTGAGAAGCAGCGTTTCACGAGCGAGATGGTGCGCGACGAAATCCGCGCTCTGCGTGAGGAGAAGAACGCCACGGAGCTACATCTGGAGTCCCTGCAGGTCCCGCTGATGGTGTCCTCGCAGTGCTTGTCGAATAGGGACCAGAGGGTGCCGCCGGAGCTTACCAGGGACCAGTTAGGGGAGGAACTTAATAAG AAAATAATCAAAAACGTGGATACAAACTGGTAA
- the LOC125231682 gene encoding LOW QUALITY PROTEIN: ATP-dependent RNA helicase dbp2-like (The sequence of the model RefSeq protein was modified relative to this genomic sequence to represent the inferred CDS: substituted 1 base at 1 genomic stop codon) yields MYDDRRGGGRGGGRGGGRGGGRGGPRSGDRSDDRGGSRFGGRDGGGRGGGRGGGRGGGFGGGRGGGRDDYRSNFKNDQPGGNLRKIRWDTVELIPFQKNFYVPCDSVARRTPAEVEAYRSQHQITVKGRDVPNPSMFFEEGGFPDYAMKEILKQGFPSPTPIQAQGWPIALSGRDLVGIAQTGSGKTLAYILPAIVHIINQPRLLRDDGPIVLVLAPTRELAQQIQQVANDFGQSVAVRNTCIFGGAPKGPQGRCLERGVEIIIATPGRLIDFLEKGTTNLKRCTYLVLDEADRMLDMGFEPQIRKIIEQIRPTDRXVLMWSATWPKEVRNLAEEFLHDYIQINIGSLQLSANHNILQIVDVCEEWEKNDKLITLLTEISSEEETKTIIFAETKRKVDEITKSINRAGWRALAIHGDKNQQDRDYVLQQFRQHPRGVLVATDVAARGLDVEDVKFVINYDYPNNSEDYVHRIGRTGRSQNTGTAYTLFTPNNSAKAKDLMLVLQEANQVVNPKLLELAQCGMGFKGKYNRGRYRNDRDDDRGGRGGRDGARGRGGRGGAAGAEHLASETALEAHDGTITPVTIMEAITTVAEVTAIAAASVTAMAVAEAGSVTAMAVAEAGSVTAMAAAVASVTATAAVEVLATAMEGVTEPRWRWIWES; encoded by the exons AT GTATGACGACAGGCGCGGGGGTGGTCGTGGCGGAGGCCGTGGTGGGGGCCGTGGCGGCGGCCGGGGCGGGCCTCGCAGCGGCGACAGGTCGGACGACCGCGGCGGCAGCAGGTTCGGCGGCCGCGACGGCGGCGGCAGGGgcggcggccgcggcggcgGTCGCGGTGGCGGCTTCGGCGGCGGTCGCGGCGGAGGACGCGACGACTACCGTAGCAACTTTAAAAACGATCAACCCGGGGGCAATCTGCGTAAAATCCGCTGGGACACGGTCGAGTTGATTCCGTTCCAAAAAAACTTCTACGTTCCTTGCGACAGCGTCGCTCGCCGCACGCCGGCCGAGGTCGAGGCGTACCGGAGCCAGCATCAAATTACCGTAAAAGGCCGCGATGTGCCGAACCCTAGCATGTTTTTCGAAGAGGGTGGCTTCCCTGACTATGCTATGAAAGAGATTTTAAAGCAGGGATTCCCCAGTCCGACTCCTATTCAAGCCCAAGGCTGGCCGATCGCTTTATCGGGAAGAGATTTAGTCGGTATCGCTCAAACGGGCTCGGGGAAGACGCTAGCCTACATCTTACCTGCGATTGTGCATATCATTAATCAACCGAGGCTGCTGCGAGATGATGGCCCCATTGTCTTAGTATTGGCTCCCACTAGAGAGCTTGCTCAACAAATTCAACAG GTCGCCAATGACTTCGGTCAAAGTGTGGCGGTGCGTAACACGTGCATCTTTGGTGGGGCTCCGAAGGGGCCTCAGGGGCGCTGCCTGGAGCGAGGGGTGGAGATCATCATTGCTACTCCTGGCAGGCTCATTGACTTTTTGGAGAAGG GTACTACGAACCTGAAGCGTTGTACATACTTGGTGCTGGACGAGGCTGACCGGATGTTGGACATGGGCTTCGAGCCCCAGATCAGAAAGATCATCGAGCAGATCAGACCGACAGACAGGTAa GTTCTGATGTGGTCCGCAACCTGGCCCAAAGAAGTCCGGAACCTCGCCGAGGAGTTCCTCCATGACTACATCCAGATCAACATCGGCTCCCTTCAGCTCTCTGCCAATCACAACATTTTACAAATCGTGGATGTCTGCGAGGAATGGGAGAAGAATGACAAGCTGATTACTTTGCTTACTGAGATCTCATCGGAGGAGGAGACTAAGACTATCATTTTTGCAGAGACTAAGAGAAAG GTTGACGAAATAACCAAGTCCATAAACCGCGCGGGCTGGCGCGCGCTCGCGATCCACGGCGACAAGAACCAGCAGGACCGCGACTACGTGCTGCAGCAGTTCCGGCAACACCCGCGCGGCGTGCTCGTCGCTACGGACGTCGCCGCCAGGGGGCTCG ATGTGGAGGACGTGAAGTTTGTGATAAACTATGACTACCCGAATAACTCTGAGGACTATGTGCACCGCATCGGCCGCACGGGCCGCTCGCAGAACACCGGCACGGCTTACACGCTCTTCACTCCCAATAATTCTGCCAAG GCCAAAGATTTGATGTTGGTGCTGCAAGAGGCCAACCAAGTGGTGAACCCCAAGCTGCTTGAGCTGGCTCAGTGTGGGATGGGATTCAAGGGGAAATACA ATCGTGGTCGCTACCGCAACGACCGCGATGACGACAGAGGAGGCCGCGGCGGCCGCGACGGCGCGCGCGGTCGCGGGGGCCGCGGAGGGGCGGCGGGCGCGGAGCATCTCGCTTCGGAGACCGCTCTGGAG GCTCACGATGGGACAATAACTCCAGTAACGATAATGGAGGCTATAACAACAGTAGCGGAGGTTACGGCAATCGCGGCGGCTTCGGTAACCGCGATGGCGGTAGCGGAGGCGGGTTCGGTAACCGCGATGGCGGTAGCGGAGGCGGGTTCGGTAACCGCGATGGCGGCAGCGGTGGCTTCGGTAACCGCGACGGCGGCAGTGGAGGTTTTGGCAACCGCGATGGAGGGAGTTACGGAACCGCGATGGCGGTGGATTTGGGAATCGTGA